Proteins from a single region of Sulfurimonas hongkongensis:
- a CDS encoding EscU/YscU/HrcU family type III secretion system export apparatus switch protein: MPGRKKAAALRYDKNKESAPRVTAKGQGEVANNIIKIAQLHNLPIQKDEDLIELLSKVELDKEVPEALYKAVAEVFSFIYKTTRERK, encoded by the coding sequence ATGCCCGGTCGTAAAAAAGCAGCCGCACTTAGATATGACAAGAACAAAGAGTCAGCTCCTAGAGTTACAGCTAAAGGCCAAGGAGAGGTTGCAAACAACATCATAAAAATAGCCCAGCTTCACAATCTCCCCATACAAAAAGATGAAGACCTCATAGAACTACTCTCTAAAGTAGAACTAGATAAAGAAGTACCAGAAGCACTATACAAAGCAGTTGCAGAGGTTTTTAGTTTTATCTATAAGACTACAAGGGAGAGGAAATAA